The genomic DNA CGCAAGTCGTGATCACGATGCCGTTGCTCGAAGGTACGGACGGTGTCAAGAAAATGAGCAAGAGTGTCGGCAATTACATCGCCCTGGAAGATAAACCGGGGGAGATGTTCGGAAAAGTCATGTCGATCAGCGACACGCTGATGTATCGATACTATGAATTGCTCACGACGGAAGAGTTGGGGCGAGTCAAAGCACTCCACCCGATGGAAGCGAAACAGGCACTCGCGGAATTGATCGTGGTGCGCTATCACGGAGCGGATGCCGGTCGACAGGCAAGAAATGAGTTTCAACAGAAATTCCAAGCCAGGGAATTTCCGGACGAGCCCGACAAACGCATCGATCTGAAGCCGGAAGATCTGTCAGAAATTGGCGTTATTCAGGGTAGCGGCATAAAGCTTGCGCGGTTGATTGCTAAAACCGGCTTGGTTTCCAGCAGTAGTGAAGCGCGGCGGTTGATCATTCAAGGTGGAGTTGAAGTAGACGGTGTGAAGGAAACGAATCCCGATAAGTTAATCTCTTTTGAACTTCATCAACAGCGCCGTCTAAAGGTGGGGAAGAAAAAGTTCGCCGTTGCGGAGTTTAGACCTTAAAGTGAAAGAGTCGCTTCCTTGACTTGAGTCCCAGAGCCAATTTCATTGTAGTTCGACTTCACGCCGGTTCACTGCACTTCAGTCCGTTTGCCGCTCTTGCTAACACCGTATTAACACCTGTCACCTCATTGAACCGGCACCCCTTCCCTCATACAGGAAAGGGTCCCTTTGCCTTTGCACCTCCGTTGACAAAGAAGACTCGCTTAGACACTGGACAGCTCACACCCACATACGCAGCTCAGCGCAGGGACATAAGAGCAGTCGAGGGCCGAGACTTGCCAAGCTTCAGGTCAATATCAGAGATACCGGTCTCTTGGTGTTTAATCGTATCGGATTCGAGTCTGCCATATCCTTCGGACCACGCTGCATTCACAATGCGTAGCCTCACTTCACGAGGCAGGAGGGATTCGTCGAACATCGTCGAATAGGTCTCGCGCATGTTCTGTTCAAATCGAGCACGTCGATCCGAAGGAATGCCTGCAAGGACAGCGAGAGAAGCAATGTGTTCTCCAGATCCTCTTGCGATTTCGGCCCGCAAGTGCTCATACGAATAGCCCACAAAGAGTTCCGTTTTCTCCCTGGCACGCGTGAAGCGGTCAATCGCGGCTGTTCCCGGAGTCGTGCTCGATAGAAACTTTTGCGTTGGCTCAAGCAGTTCGCCTACGGCTCTGGATGTACCATCGGTCAACGCCGTTGTCGCATCGAATGGGGCTTTAGTCAGTTCCAGCGTCGCTTCTGTGATGCAGCCGGACAATAGTAACATTCCAAACAGTAAGCCATACAATTTGATGTTTTTCATAATATGCCCTCTAGTTATTATCCATATAGCCATTCTATCGAGGTCGTCTAATACACCATATTTATGTTCACCCCGTTTTGAACCTAGGAGAAACTATAGGCGGGGGAAGTTGATGAGCCCGCCAGGAATCTCTTGAGCAGAAGCACGCGTGGTTCTGCTCCAATCATGGGTTGTGCCGAGAGTGGGAATGGATTTGAATCCTCGCTTCGCATGCGCGTGAAAGCCCGCCGGTAGATGTATCATGAGAGGGGGAAGCAAGCGCAAAGCAAGGCGTGGAAGGGTAGCAAGTCTAATAGGAGGCGACTTTTCTTAACTCCAGGTCATGCGAGAGCTCGTCCTGAATTTGATGAACGGCTTCGGACAAAGCACGATTGAGGAAAGTACCTGCGCGAGGCCCCTCTTTTTTAGTAGGGGTGAAGGTTTCCTTGAAGCTCGATTGGCCGGTATAGGTACCAAGGACCTCGCCCGTAGCTTTCAAGATGAATAGCGTCAGATGGACCTTCCCAGTACTGACGTGTGTCTTCAATCGAAGCATCTGCGCTATGGTTCCGCCGTAAGGGACCACATCTTTAATCTTGGCCCAACTCTGAGGTTGATAGTGCTCATGCAAGGCAATGATTCGCCCGGAGAGAATCACATCGGGATTGGGGTCGAATCTGGTTACTCGTGAAAACACTCCCGCCGCATCGAATTTCGCGAGCAATTCATTTTCGACTTGACGGGTAAGCTCACTGGGTTCGACCCGTTCTGCCGTGGGTGCGTCGAGACCGAACGTCTCCTTTCCCGACAACAAAGCATACACCGGGTAGAGATTATGGAACTCGGCTATCGCATCGATGGTCGGGCCGGTTTTGGTGAGCGTGATAGTAGGGACATATTTCTGTTCCCCGCCACATCCGCTGGCGAGGAGGATCAACGTGAATACACAAGGACACAGAATTCGGCTCATTGAGCAGTCAGATAGATCACACCAATGAAAGCCGCTTCGTGATGACTCGCTGCGTGAATTGTGGAGGGCGGTTCAAGCACTCCTCAATCAGCATCGACGGCGATGATTCCGATCGTTCGCAGCAAACATCGGTCAATTATGCTCACGCTCATTCGTTAAAAATGAGTACGCATGGTTGTTGTGTTTATTATATTGCGCGATAACATAATCTCCCAAGTCAGGTTTGAGCCTGAAGTTTTTTCTCGTGGTATCCTTGTCGATGTGAAGTACCACTATTTCGCCTGTTTCCCGGTCTGCTACCGACACGTTCCAGGACAGTGAGGACTTTTCGTCGACATCCATCACCTTCCCTTGGATAATCTTCCCAGTTTGCAATGTTGGCTTATCATAAACCGTTCTGTCCGTGCCTGAAAAGGCCAACGTGGATAGGCCCATACCAATCGTAACTGTTAAAACGGTGGCTCCCAATGTCGTCCTTGACATGAAAGTCATATCTTTTCCTCCTCACATAGTGTTCATGTTGTATAGTGCTCATGTTTACTTCATCTTGCTAATGTAATTCATGTGCCTCATATTGAGAGCTGGAAGAATAACTAGGGCCTGTCATCAATTAATTTTCAGGATTCACAAGCCCACAGCAGACCCCTCCCCGAGGGCTGGAAAAATCAGAAGCGATACTGAGCACTGGGAGGAACAGGAAGGGCATCGTCTACAGACCGGCTGCTCAGAACTACACTTGCATAATTTGTTGGGGACCCTGTCTCTATACAGAGCATCAATCAATGTGGCACGAAGCCCACAATTTTGTCTCGTCACAGATGCGACGGCTGCCACTATTGCATATGGGGTCAGGCCCGAAGGGCGAACTGCTAAGGCTGGAATGGTCCGATGTGGACATGAAGCCGGAAAACTCACGCTACGGCATACCAAGAACGAAGAAGCTCGTGTGGGACCTATGGCTCCTTAGTGCATCAAATCCTCATGGAACTCTGACAAGACCTTCGGCTGGACACCAACCGGGGGGTTCCTGTATAAAGATAAGCTGTCCTTCGCATTGGGACCGCATTCAAGGCGGCTTGTAGGCGGCAGTATCATTGGATTGAGAATCCACGACTTTCGCCATGCGGCCAGCACAAACCTAAGGTGAGCAGGTAGACACGGCGACTGCCATGAAGATCGTGGGACGGCGGTACAACACGATTGCAAAGCTCCATGCGTATAGAATTAACACTTCAATAACATCTGCCTTAGTTGCCGCTGGTGCTGAATATCAAACTGCCGGTAAATCAGCGAGAGCGGGCGTAGCTCAGTGGTAGAGTCCTAGCTTCCCAAGCTAGTTGTCGTGGGTTCAAATCCCATCGCCCGCTCCAAACCGCACTTCGTGTGGGCCGACGGCTCACCCGGCGCAGCCGTTCTCATCCTTGCCCGACCGCAAGTCTAGATAGTGTAGTCACGAGATTGTGAGCCACAGGGCGAGGCATCTGATTTGAACGGCGGCTAGGAAGGACGTGGAGTTTTTGGCGTATCGTGTGGCGATCCCGCGCCAGCGTTTGAGATGAAGGAATGCATTCTCGACCAGATGGCGCAGCTTGTAGAGATCTTCGTCGTAGGGGCGTTGAACGATTCTATTTTTCTTCGGCGGTATAACAACGCCCGTGCCTTGCGCGGCGGCCTGTTCAATGATGGCATCCGTATCGTACCCCCGATCGGCGATCAGCTGATCGGCGTCAATACCTTCGATCAGCTTTGAAGCTTGCGTGCAATCAGCCGCGGTCCCTTGTGTAAGAATAACTCGGACCGGCATACCAAGCGCATCCACGGCCAGATGTATTTTTGTGTTGAGCCCCCTTTGGTGCGGCTCATCTCCTGATTGCCTCCCCGGGCTCCTGCGGCATGAGGATGGACTTTGCAATGGCTGGCGTCGATCATCAACCATTCGTAATCCGGCTCGTCGATCAGACGCTCAAGAAGTTTCTCCCAGATGCCCGCATCGCGCCATCGGATAAAGCGACGATGCGTATTGCTCCATCCGCCATATCCCGGCGGCAGGTCGCGCCAGGGCGCACCGGTCCTCAAAATCCAGAACACCGCATTGATAAACAGGCGGTTATCCTGGGCCACGCCGCCCCAGGCGCCTTTGCGCCCCGGCAAATGCGGCTCCAGCCGCTTCCAGGTTTCATCGGAGAGATCGTGACGGCGATAGGCAGGAACCGGGGACTTCATGTGGCCTCCTTCTCTGGCCCCATGATCCTCTCATAATCTCTAATCTCGTGACTACACGCCCTAGTAAACGGTCTCTTTACTATTCCTTCAGCCAAGATTTTTCCTTATGAAATCGGCCATCCTGCCCAATTTTGAACCAGCAAATTAGAGCTCAATTCTCCTGCCCCCCATCTTGAGAGGGGTTGGAGTCTTCCTACGCAGCCTGTTAGGAATGCTGCCTCATTTTTGCACAGGATCAGACTTCCTTTATAAGGAGACCAGCATGCATAGAAGTCGGATGGTGATTTTAGTTTTCGGCCTGTTATTCGTTTCCTATCTTTCCGCCTGTAGCGGTGGTAGTGATACGGCGCCATCTCCTACAGCGCTCCCGGCAGCCTCCGCCGAGGGGCTTTGGGCTGGGACTACCGACACCAACCGTACTGTGACGGGGGTTGTACTCGATGACGGCGTCTATTGGTTTTTGTATTCGGCGGCTGGCGATCCCTCGCTCATCGCGGGCGTCGTTCAAGGGGATAGCAGCTCACAAAGTGGTGCCCTGACTTCTTCAAACGCCACGGACTTCAGTGTGGAACGAGCAATACCACTAATAACACTCAAGGCTACAGTCGATGGCACCTATACGACCAAGCAAAGTTTGAATGGCAAGATCGTCTATCAGAACAACGTGCAGGGGCAAGACTCATTTAAGGCGACATACGATAACGATTATGAGTCGGCCCCAGATATCAACGCAGTGGCGGGGATTTATACCGGACCGGTGGCTGCAGGTGAAATCGTGTCCGTTACCGTATCCGCCACTGGAGACATCACTGGTCACTCTATTACTGATCCCTCTCCTACTGGATGCACCTTCAGCGGTTTATTTAAGCCGCGAGTACATGGAAATGTATTTGATGTGACCATCACATTCAATGGACAGCAGGGTTGTAGTAATGGAACCGCTACTGTGAAGGGAGTTGGGTTTTTTCATGCAGGAAAACTCTACAGCGCTGCATTGAATAGTGACAAGACGAACGGAGTTGTCTTTATCGGCACGAAGTCATAATCGATAGAGCGCGAGACAGGATGCTCTCTCGGGCGGCGAGGTCAGCTTGAGGCGTTCATTTCGGAAGCCGCCGCCGGTCTCGTCCTGATAACGCACAACCTGCACATCAGAAACGCCAGAAACGCCGAAAGGGATACGAGCTTCCCTCATCTATAGACACCGTTATAGACACCGTCCCAATTTTCAGTCCCTTCCTATCAAAACTGACCAGAGTGACGGCCTATTGGATGCTTGGGGGGCCGGTGCCGTTGAATGACGCCTCGCATAAGATCCTCTGATGTTGCACAATTGTCATCGCGTTGTCTTTCACGAAAGGTGATCATGATGCCCAAACAGATACTCGCGCTTTGCGCAGCGGCATTTCTCGGTGGAATCGTCGGTGGTGTGCTTAGCACTCAGTTGCTGTTACCAAGGTCGGTTGAAGCGCAGAAACCTAATGGAATACATGCCGAGGAGTTCTTACTGTTGGATGCAAAAGGGAAGGCTCGTGCCGGCTTGGGGTTAGATGCGAACGGCGAAGTCGGGCTCGTACTACGGAGCAAAGACGGCAACCGTACCTTGACACTCTCTCCGGACGAACCGTCGGTCATCAAGTTGGTCGAACGAGGAGGTCGGATTCTCTGGGAAGCGCCGTAACTTCTGTGCGAAGAGAAACGCCTTCAGACCGCTTTGCGGACTAATCCGGAACGCAAACAGCGGGTGCATACCCGAATACGCCGATGGCTCTTACCGACCAGGGCACGAACAGTCTGAATATTAGGATTGAACACTCGCCTGGTCTTATTGTTCGCGTGACTGACATTGTTGCCGGATACGGGCTTCTTTTGGCAAATCTCACATTGTAACGCCACAGTCGTACTCCCTTTTCACTGAGTGAATCGAAGTCAGCGTGCGGATAGTACCATAGCCTGCTGAGTGCTCACAAGCGTCAGACGCTTCCGTGATAGAGTTGAATAAAAGCTGAACATTATTGAGCTTGACAAGTTTCGATGCCGTCTCCTATTGTGCTGTCCGTTGTAACTTCTGAGTAAGGGAAGAGGGTGTGAATCCCTCGCGGTCCCGCCGCTGTCAATGGGGACGAAACCCGTTATGCCACTGTCTCGATAGGACGTTAACCGTGATTCGTTAATCGTTATACGTAATTTTTTGCGATTAACGTTTAACGATTCACGTTGAACGTCCATGAAGAGATGGGAAGGCCGGGGAGTAGGGTGAACCATGAGCCAGAAGACCTGCTCGGAGAATTGACTGTCGTTCCCTCGAGGCTGGGGAGCGGGTGAGGATGAAGAAGCGGGTGCAATCCTCAGGGTCTATTCAGGCCTTGGGGATTTTTCTTTTGAGCCGATGGCATCGATATCGCCCCGTCATGAGCATGTGGTTTTTGACGGTGCTGTCGGCGTTTCTTACACAGGCCGCTGAATGCGGGCAAGGAGATGATAGTGAGATGAAGCGACGGCCACAGGGAATCCTCACCGGCATGCCCTTTATGGCACATGTGTCGTCACGATCCTTTGTAGACGATGCTGGACATAGGATCTATCTTGCCAAGCCGCCGGCTCGCGTTGTTTCG from Nitrospira sp. includes the following:
- a CDS encoding LSU ribosomal protein L28p; translation: MALQCEICQKKPVSGNNVSHANNKTRRVFNPNIQTVRALVGKSHRRIRVCTRCLRSGLVRKAV
- a CDS encoding Mobile element protein, with translation MPVRVILTQGTAADCTQASKLIEGIDADQLIADRGYDTDAIIEQAAAQGTGVVIPPKKNRIVQRPYDEDLYKLRHLVENAFLHLKRWRGIATRYAKNSTSFLAAVQIRCLALWLTIS